ACAGACAACCTGATCATTCAGAAATATCTGAGATGAGCTATTCCTCAATAAGGGCACACAGATTTAAAAacgacaacaaaaaataaaataaaccagtaAAACAATACTCAGCAGTAACAAGTTCACAAGGACACTGACTTCAGCCTGTTATGCACATCCTGAGTCTGCAGCAAGTAAACAGCAGTGTCGtgctttcacactgacagcacTTCGGCAGCTCGAAAAGTGATTTCTGGGTAACTTTTAATTAAGactaaaacatttgaaatggttATTGGAAGTGTGCAATTGAgtattattactttaaatgaaGAGGTGACTGCATTTACATACAAACGGTAATttgcatgaaacaaaaatacCTTTGAAGTGTAACTGTTCTGATTCAGATTCACTGAACATAAACAATGCCAGACAtcttttatacataaaaaacattattatgatgCTTTATAAATGGCTATACTGCTAAATATTGTGTCAGTAAAAATATTCATcctgcattttaaatatgttttgtgctGTGTGATCTGGCATGAACATGTTTCGTATCCGGATCTAAACTAAATTGCAtttacaccttcatttgagtgtGTGTCCAGTGTGATCAGGGTTCCGATTGCATTTACACGCACAAAATGCAAATCAGTTCCCTTTTCTAATGGGATCTTGTTGAGATTGCCAAAATCCGATCGATGTTAGAAGTGACAATCTCCATCCTTGAATTTTCAAATACACAATCCCAGTGGTGTGCAGATGTCCAAGAGATATTAAGATGAATAAGTATCAGATAAAGAAAAATCATctcttggtatttttttttttttattttcttttttttttttttttttgtaaatgcatgttatagtgTGAATGatttttcttatgatttttttttttgaaaacgaCAGACTTCTCCATTCATTTCATCCATTTAAATGCCGCCTATCCAAAACTGActgcaagcttgcatttatttttgagtgCAACGCCCACATTTTAAAATCCAATCAGCAACTGACCACTAGAACCAAGTCCccgccctacatttttttctatttcaataacTCATTACACTAGGTTACCATATCTGTCCCCTATCTATACCTGTCTCTTGCAGagtgaaatgtattttgaatagaAATGATATCAGCGACAACAGACAGTTGTATAGtataaaaagaacagcagttaATGTATGAGCAGCACAAAtgtcagtgtgaatgctgtaACCTGTTAATACAGCAAGAGAACAAACTACACACCTCAGATACAGGACGCATAAAACAGGCCTTATGAAGCACTTAATGTTCATGTATTGAGGCCCTCAGGGtaatttttgattataaaaatgctttacagtAACATAAACATGAGTCGATTTTGGTTCAACAAGAACGTAAGCAAAAATCCCTTCTCAGTCTAATAATCACTGCATGTGCAAACTGTAAAAAAAGCAAACCGTATtgcaaatataaacatttctgtCACTGTCACAATGCAAAGGTTCTCCCAAGGGGCTCAAGGTGCAATTCAGgttgaaatatcataaaaacaagCAGGTTGAACTGTAAAAGAAACGCTCATTCAGCGTTGTTCTCTGTGGTGGATGCAGTGGTCGCGGTGGCTTTAGCTACTGTTGTTGCCAGTCTGCTCACAGAAGCTCCCTGATCGAGCTCCTCTGACTCCTCCCCCTCCGCCTCCTGCAGGGCATGTCTGTGTGGTGGGCGGAGCCGGGATCTGTGTCTGTAGGGGTAGAAGAAGACGGCGGGGTCAGGCATAGCCATAGGCTCCTCGGGGCCCATCACCCTCTCGCGCGGCACGCACTCCCTGGCGCGTTCGGTGTGGATGTGCGAGGAAGGCCGGCTTGAGCTCCGTCGCCCAGACTGGGCCGGCCTTCTGTGCTGCTGCTGCCTCTGCTGATGGAGTTTCTGCTTGGCTGAATGCAGCTGGAAGGACAGGTACGCAGCCGCCTCTGTCTGCTTCTGCAGCTCGGTGTTGAGCACAGTGGTCCTGTGGCTGCGGTGTTTTAATTCCTCCAGGAAACGGCGCTCCTTTTCCTTCAGACTGGTGCGGAAAGTACCCACTAGGACGGACTTCTGACTCAGCTCCCATCGGAGATCACTCTGGATCTGCTGCTGCTCCTGCAGATGCCCCTCCACCTCCTGACAACGGGCTTCCagctgctcctcttcctccttcaCCTCTGGAAGACATATAGAACAGAAAcgtttattgtaataaaatgtgatgtaagacattctgaataaaagtatattatattgtatcaataatttattgtacaaatatattggagtataatacaatatatcatattttataaacatactttttttttaaattatattaaaatattgtgacATACTTGTGATCTGTAATCAATGTTTTATGACCATTTTGTCAAGTTTATTCTACAACAATTTGACTTGTAAACTTCACTTGTAACTTTAAATACATTGTTGAACTGTTCATTAAATACTGTCTGTAAGATTtgtacatgtttttgaaagtggTCTATTATTCACacaaagtaatattgtgaaatagtaactgttttttattttaatatattttaaaatgtaatttattcctgtgatggccaagctgaatgttcagcatcattactccaaacatttattgtttttattattaatattgaaaacagttgtgctgcttaatatttttgtggaaactgatacttttttttcttcatcaggaTTCTGTGATGCATATTaagatcaaaagaacaacatttattttaaatggaaatcttgtaacattataaacgtctttactgtcacttttgattaatttaatgcactcgtgctgaataaaagtattaatttatttgttcaggGTTATCAGACACATTAAATGTCTAGGACAAGACCTCCCTGACTACTGTGCCCACAAAGCATAGAGCAAATGTAAAGTAAATTGCTGAAAATACAAACATGTGTGATATGTGTGATTAAAACATTTggaatatgtacttttaaaaactCTTACATTTTTGAACCTGTGTATGGTCCAACATGCTTTCCTACCTGTTTCCCATGACTTCTTCAGTCACCCTTGATTGTCCCTGTGAACACCACGTCCACTGAGAGTCCAGTAGATAAACAATCCGTGGATATCCCTACCTGTTATGCCCCATTCGCAGATGTCTTCTACCTGAAGCAAACCACCAAGTTACCACCTCATCgaccatgggactgtgccatcgacctGGAACCAGGTGAGTCAGTACCCCGTGGATGTGTCTATCCCCTATCCATACCcgaacagaaggccatggagggaTACATAGACGAGGCTCTCATGCAAGGTCACATATGTCCTTCCACTTCTCCTGCTGCTTCCAGTTTCTTCTTTGTGGCAAAAAGGATGGAGGCTTGAAGCTTAACATTGACTACCGGGCACTCAACAAGATCACCCCAAAGTTCCAATATCCTCTTCCCCTCATCCCAGCTGCTTTGGAGCAACTTTGGGGTGCCTCCATTTACACCAAGTTGGAGCTCCGAAGCACCTATAACCTCATTCGGATACATGAGGAGGACGAGTGGAAGGCTGCCTTTATTACTCCAGCTGGACACTATGAAACCGGGTTATGCTGTATGGCCTGATCAACAGCCCCATTGTATTCCAGAATTTCATGAACAAGGTACTCCGGCACTTCCTGAAACAATTTGCGAATGTGTAAATTGATGACAACCTTCAACGGCCTTACACCATTCCAGTGTATACTTGGCAACCAGCCCCTGTTGTTCCTGTGGTCAAGTGAACCATCGGAGGTACCATTAGTCTGCGCCCACCTTGTCGTAAGCTAAGTCACAAATACATTGGTCCATTCCAATAATCCTGTCACATATGAACTCAAGCTCCCCTAATAGTATAAGATTCATCCATTCTTTCATGTCTCCCTGATAAAACCTTACCATCCACCTGAATCTGCTTCTTCCACAGAGCCTGGCCCCAGTGACGAGCCCCCTGCGCCTCAGATCAGCGAGGATCCCGTCAAGGAAATTCTGGACTCCCGACCCCATGGTGGCCATTTGGAATATCTGGTTGACTGGGAGAATTATGGCCCAGAGGAAAGATGCTGGGTACCTCGAGATGACATTCTAGATCCGGCTCTTCTCACAGAATTCCATCAACAACATCCTCATCGTCCAGCTCCTCGAGTATGGGGTCGGCCACCATGACGTCGGGGTCCTCGGTCCGCTGGAGCGGATCATGGAGAGGGGGGTAATGTCACAGATCGACCAGACTCTCTCACCTCCACTACCCAGTGCTCACAATCACCCGAACATTAACTACCCGCACCTGTCAACAATTACAATGTCATCAGCACACTATTAAAGCAAACACCTCAGCCCTTACCAAATTGTTTccttaaacaaataaacactcaCCAACATATACTCTGCACTTACCTGTGAAGATTCCCGGTACTCCTATGTCTGTTCTCGACGATATCTCAAGTTACTATTTACCTGCGGGTACCATTGTTGAGGTGTGTGCTTGTCCGTCTCTATCGCCATCTGTAAGACAAAGCAGGACTGTTCCATTCGTCATCAATACTCCAAAAAGTTGTTTCTGGATTCATATATTCTCTGTTTAGTGTATATTTCCTGACATGAAAGCCTTAAGCAGGGGAATCAAACCCCCTGTAATTCACATGTAGAGTTTAGCCCATGTTTTACATGCAGCGtaaacataaaccaaaaaaaagtgaAGACTCAGAAGTATCATGTATACACTACCTTGTGATTTGAAACAGGCATGGATAATATGAACAAGCCCTCAGTATAAAATCAGATTTAACCTTAAAACCAAATTCCTAAATAATCTGCGATCTTAAAGGTAAGTGGATGTGGGAGAGGAAAGTAGACAAAAGGCTCTTCTGTGCCCAAGGATTACGGGACTCACTGACCAAATCCAAATCAACTAATCCCAACTCTGGTCTGGCTACTGGCATGCTGTGCCATCTGTTCAGGGTTATCAGACACATTAAATGTCTAGGACAAGACCTCCCTAAGCGTGCTTGACTACTGTGCCCTCAAAGCATAGAGCAAATGTGAagtaaatcattttattctctttaGAAAGTCACCTTGGAAAAAGGTTTGTGCTAAATtgataaaagtaaaagtatactGCACTATTAACAAATCTTATGTCACTCATATTACTGTAAATTCCATGTATCTGACactatatactgtaaattatgAGTGAGAAAATGTGTCATAGAATTAGTTTGATGTcatttaactataaataaacaaatgaaggaTAAAACAGGGATTTTCCAGTTGAAGGCGTCTTTATCCTCACATTAATGTAATATCTTTCAGATAAAATGACAGGATAAGTAAACCAAAAATGAGTTATTGGAATCAGTGTCAGACATTCTACACCTGATCCACATGAACCTGATCACCTTTTGCTGTGAGCTCAACATCTTTCCCTATTTTTTGTCtcgcttgtgtttttttttcttctattttattgCACTATACTAGCACATCAGTTTATCCAGATTGTCCTGATTTCACAGCCAGCCTATTAGTCCCACCCCATGCATCCAGACTGAGATGAACTCATGATGTGACTACAGAAAATGCTGTGTTATCTGATCCCTAAATCTGATCTCGCCACTGTTCCTCATTGAGTTCACTTTTTGCTGCCTCAAAACTCTTTAATAGAATGTGTAATGAAACTGAGACGTCGACAACAATCAGTTGACAAAGGCATTTATGCAGATAAGAAGTGACAGacatccaaaaaagaaaactattgtTCATTTAATATTCACATTGTGCAAGCAATATGcttgtaaattattaaatcatttccaTCATCAAACAGTGTTTTTTCCTTTGGGTTTCTTTGAAGACTAAACTaacacatccacaacatgctgatGTTTGATCTCAGATGAATAATCATTCACAGCAAAGAAGTATTACATTGTAAACAGGCTTCGGTAGTCACAACGCAGCATCAGTTAACACGCCCTGTTTCTATTTTTGATGCACCGCAGAATTACTTCAGGAGTTTATTTTTCCTCTCCgtgagaaataaaattattttatttattttttcagcattaaaTCTTTCACTCTTTCACATTTGTCTGTGTATCCGCGTTCTGAACTTACTATTATTACGTGCACTGGCAATGTGTATTTTACAGTGACTGTAGGATACATTGTTAGGTCAGTAGGTGGCGACATAAGTAAATCACTGGGTCCGTGTACTTTTGTGTCCATTCGgggttttttttaaccaaaattagaaccgtacacacaaaatgctgcctgtaaaaagtaaaatattgacttctttttagttttttgtttatgaCTTTTAGCAcctttaacaaacattttcaaaatgcacaagttttctttggccaaattaGAAGTAGGCTAATTCTCCAGTTATCCTAGAGCCATCTCTGGAATAATGCAGAGACCTAATTCATTAcgttatatgattttaaaatagacattgcagaatTCTGGGAACTTTATCAACATGAGATTAAATATACGTTACACAaatatcagaaatacagaaatatcaCTCTAACAACCTTGATTCTGGAAACTTTGCAATAAGGCCACAGCTTTGTTGCAGTAGAGAAGACATTAAAATAAAGGTATTTATTCCATGATTACTAAATTATTAGTCATTTGtacaaaaagatacaaatgacTAATAATTTTCTTTCCTATTCTCAGTTTTCTTGTGCTATTCCTCTCTGTCTCCTTGCCCAACTTTGTCTCAGCAAAAAACAAGCTGCAATTGGACACCCCCACTGGGAACGTGTGGCAAGAGTAGACAAAAATGCAGGCAGGATCAATTTGTGGGAGGATGAGGCTGCGTCAGGCTGGAGGAGAGAGGGATGACCTGCAGTACGGAGAGAAGTCGTCTCCTGCTTGTACATTGTGTGGCCTCTTAATGTACGATTGGTTTGCATTttagataaattattattacattaataagaCATGGTcattaaaaacactatttttgcattgaatttaatCACTAGAATTTAGCTGATTATATGGAATTGTTACAACGAAAGAAGTGTCTAgtggataattttatttattatcagagTCAATATGTTTTCATGTTTGCCAAAGTCTTTCAAATGTGATATAGTAACAAATATCAATATCTACCTGCATATAACCTTAATACTAGATGCTGTTGTATTAAACAGACCTACAGCTGTTGTTCTTGTTGCCGTGCACTCAACTGAACACCTgtgctaaaaatacaaaaactccattcacaaacacatgaaaatgaaacaacattttttggacaGCAACAGTGCTCACCTGCTTCACTCCTGCCTGGGGGCTTCATGTTGAGTTCCTGTGTAAGTTCTGTAAGTAACACACAGATACACTCttatttctgagtttttttttttttttacattttaaaaatgatacattCCAGAATCATTATAGATCATGCCATAAGTTCTAAATTAGTACTGATTCGATTCAGCATTTATATGATTCAATTAATTGTTTAGTGCATAAAATGTCCCgccttacattttatatttcatttggacATGGGTCAGATTACGGAGGTAAaagcaataaaaagtaaaataaagcaataacaaagccaattcatttaaattaaacaatataatttaccataccattcaaaagtttgggggcagaatttttttttaaagaaattaatacttttatttagcaattatgcattcaattgatcaaaactgacattaaatatacttataatgatgcaaaaatgttctttcaaataaatgctgttttcttatGTCAAATAAGAATATGTCAAAGGgttgcaaacaaaaaaatgatttccTGTAGCATGACTGGTTGCTCTACAGGGCAAAAGAGCAAATAGATGAATATGCAGTGTGCTGGTTTTTCTGCGCTAGCTGGCTCAGCACATTTCCAGCGATGTTCAGGTAGAAAGGCCATGTCCTATATTACTGAGAGGGAAAACACAAACCCTGCACTGACAGGAAGATATTGACCCATGGTTCTCTCTGTGGAGCCTGTGCCACCAACAAGAGCAACATAACCCTGCTCTCCTCTGCACTGGATCTGTGCATCTAGGGCATGGCAACACAATTAAATTGCGTGCTAACATTATATTTGGAATGACATCCAAATAGATGTGATTTATGATAAATGAAATGCTTCTAAATTCAATTATGTGCGttgtttaatgtgtgtgcaacTACTCAAAATTCAAATGCAGGTGACTGTGAATGGTCATGACACAAACCTGTACAGCGTTTCTGGAGGGACAGGATCTCCAGATGTAGTCCATGCAGCAGAGACAGCTGCTCCTGTCTAAGGAACACAATGCTCCTCTCCACACTCTCCACCTGCTGCTCCAGCGAGACCACCTGTGAGCCCTTCACCAAACGAAACACAgggatatttacagtatataaccGTTGGTCTCCATTGTTCCCCCTTGTTAGATGTCTAGGTAATAGATTAGCTCCATCCCTTTGTTATCTTGTTaacctgtgtgtatatataccccCGTGTTGGCCTTAGTCTTTGTCAGTTGTTGTCTTTGCTATGTTGTAGCGTGTTTTCCTTTGCCTTGTTCTTCCTGTGTTCTTGTTTCCTATTTGTGCCCTGGATGGATTACCTCTTGTTTTATTAAACCTCACACTGCTAGCATTTGGATCCTGCCTCTCCTCTTCCATGCATCAACCCGCTACAGTTTCAGTTAAggtatgaataaaacatttaataaaagactTAATGTTATATGTACCTCAGGAAAGATGACCGATGTTCATAGTTTGTTAGTTAGCAAGAAAGAACACTAGAAAGTAGCTTATTTGCTTAACCTGTTCATTATTTATGAATGCTATCATTCATGAAGACAAGTTCTTATGAAAAAATACCTTGTGTGAATTATGAtcataatattgtgatattttctGAGATGGTTATCATACAGTGAAAATATTATACCATTTCAACCACTGATCTATACATGTGATAAAATATTTTCACTGTATGATAACCATCTcagaaaatatcacagttttacGGTATATGGTATCATAAAATGTAATCtgattttgataaatgtgtaaatatttcagGTGCACGTCAGTTTTTCTAGGAAAAATCTCAGTgggaaaaaaatgggaaaaaatcaTCTAATGCTGTAAACTATGGGAACCTTCTCATTTGgtacataaatgtaatattactattactaaatattactaaaattataaattgtGGTGCAACaattctgcttttatttatttatatatttgtttgttttattttatttattttattttattttacagtatctaATAATATATTCCAATAACCCTATTATATTATTCTAGGCCCAAGTCGGTTAAACAAATAATCACATGTGAGTTGAAGCAATTTAATTTTATAGGTAACAGTATGACTCAATAGAGAATTTGTTTGgataaattctttaaatttaagaattttacaTCAAAGATCAAagaatttatctttaaaaaaaacgtCATTTTTGCGTAGTTCTGTTGACAATTCGTTGGTGTGAGTcacattgattcattcataataaataatattttttacttgaataaaaccaattattttggtgttaaacacattttagatatctgtactttttttttttttttttttaacaaattatattaattttatgattttcacaatatcatttaaaacatttttgtatttttatggattcctttttattttagcGTGATCTTAAGTGATAAAATGTTAAACGAAACTTCTCAGCGTTATTGTGCTTATTATAAACACCCACAGATGTAAAACTGATGTGAAACAGACACGTTGTGTAATAGCTACTGCTACATCccattgtaaaacatttaaatgtaataagtaaGCTCCTGATTAGTCACTCTTTCCCATATAACATGGCCATAAAAGCCTTTGATAACACTGCACATATTATCCAGCACTCACCGAATTTTCCATTAGCGTGGCTTATATTGGTATCCAAGAAATGAGGCGTTATAATGAAGAGAATGAAGGTGCTCCTTCACTTCCACATCTCTGCCCTTCAAAGAACCGACCCATGAACATATAGGATGACGACATCTTTAAAAAAGATCAATACGCATCTCAAAGGGAGACTGCCCCAGAATAACGGGAGAGGTTTCGCGAGAAATTTCAGATTTCAATCCTTCGTTATCTTGGCCAGCGTACAATTGTTGTATCCCACAATGTCACGATCGATTAAAGTGATCCCGACGTTTTAGTTGGCACAAGAGTGCTCGTGCGTCCTGCGTCTGCTGAACGGCATCATCCTCATCATCGCGATGACAGACGGCAGGAAGCGGCTCCTTTAGCACCAGGGCAATGATGCGACTGCTGGAGAAACATCGATGCTCTGAGGAACTCTCCACTGCACATCCCAGCTCATTCATGCATCTCTAGTGCTTCTTTGCAGTCTTACATTAAGCTTAGGCGCGTCATGTATTACAATAAACTGAGTTGAAGTACAGCTGAATTATAGAACGTTTAGTCCCAGTCCTCGTATTTGATTGGCCGAGCGGCGTTCcaagaatatttaattaacatatgGACTGTTCTCTGTTTGTATAACTCGAACCAAAAGTATGTGTTttcacttaatttattttaaatgaattgttatttttatttttttttttatttttttctaccctAGTACTGTACGTGAGCAAAGCGTGAGTGTTTGGTGGTTTGTCTCGTGCCAGAATGTCTGGAATCGCTCCCCCTCATTTAACTGTTTACTATTCCCCTATATACTCCACTACACGTGAAAGGAGTGATAATAAACCTGTTATTGTATTATGGGTTTTCTCGGGTCATTTAATGCACGTGGAATAATCGATATGGTTTTAGAAACCAAATGTCTGACGCACTATTGTGGACACAAGGGCCGAAGACGATTTTCGTagcttgttaaagggatagtacacccaaaaatgaaaattctgtcatcatttactcaccctcatgttgttccaaacctgtatgagttgtttcttatgttgaacataaaagaagata
This portion of the Cyprinus carpio isolate SPL01 chromosome A15, ASM1834038v1, whole genome shotgun sequence genome encodes:
- the LOC109057132 gene encoding coiled-coil domain-containing protein 92-like isoform X1, coding for MENSGSQVVSLEQQVESVERSIVFLRQEQLSLLHGLHLEILSLQKRCTELTQELNMKPPGRSEADGDRDGQAHTSTMVPAEVKEEEEQLEARCQEVEGHLQEQQQIQSDLRWELSQKSVLVGTFRTSLKEKERRFLEELKHRSHRTTVLNTELQKQTEAAAYLSFQLHSAKQKLHQQRQQQHRRPAQSGRRSSSRPSSHIHTERARECVPRERVMGPEEPMAMPDPAVFFYPYRHRSRLRPPHRHALQEAEGEESEELDQGASVSRLATTVAKATATTASTTENNAE
- the LOC109057132 gene encoding coiled-coil domain-containing protein 92-like isoform X2, with product MENSGSQVVSLEQQVESVERSIVFLRQEQLSLLHGLHLEILSLQKRCTELTQELNMKPPGRSEAEVKEEEEQLEARCQEVEGHLQEQQQIQSDLRWELSQKSVLVGTFRTSLKEKERRFLEELKHRSHRTTVLNTELQKQTEAAAYLSFQLHSAKQKLHQQRQQQHRRPAQSGRRSSSRPSSHIHTERARECVPRERVMGPEEPMAMPDPAVFFYPYRHRSRLRPPHRHALQEAEGEESEELDQGASVSRLATTVAKATATTASTTENNAE